From a region of the Pseudanabaena sp. ABRG5-3 genome:
- the radA gene encoding DNA repair protein RadA, translating to MAKAKSRYVCNNCGEDFPQMYGKCPACSSWGTLQEEPIPIISTNTNAIATFSHLGTAKSTGKAKPRESLTLSQITDNDQARSPSGYEELDRVLGGGIVAGSLVLIGGEPGIGKSTLLLGMAQKLMSRYPTLYVCAEESAQQVKLRSQRLGILEENSEDLYLLAETDLETVLRELQSLRPKVAVIDSIQALYFSNLNAAPGSVSQVRECTAALMRVAKRENISLFIVGHVTKEGSIAGPKVLEHMVDTVLYFEGDRFATHRLLRSVKNRFGATQEIGVFEMIDRGLREVSNPSELFLGNRDESVPGTATIVACEGTRPIVVELQALVSPTSYSSPRRTTTGIETNRFLQILAVLEKRIGIPLSKLDAYVAAAGGLNVAEPAVDLGVAIAVAASFRDRTVDPRTVMIGEVGLGGQVRPVSQLDMRLKEAAKLGFKRAIIPSMQVMQNYGMEIVPVTKVLDAIVAALPRTKFEVSKPSDDSLDE from the coding sequence ATGGCAAAAGCAAAATCTCGATATGTATGTAATAACTGCGGAGAAGACTTCCCGCAGATGTATGGGAAATGTCCCGCTTGCTCCAGTTGGGGAACCTTGCAAGAGGAACCAATTCCTATCATCTCCACAAATACCAATGCGATCGCCACTTTCTCTCATCTTGGTACAGCCAAATCTACAGGCAAAGCAAAACCTAGAGAATCCTTAACCCTCTCACAAATTACCGACAATGACCAAGCCCGATCGCCTTCTGGTTATGAAGAACTCGATCGCGTCTTAGGTGGTGGTATTGTCGCAGGTTCCCTTGTGCTAATTGGCGGTGAACCGGGGATTGGCAAAAGTACGCTGTTATTGGGCATGGCGCAAAAATTGATGAGTCGCTATCCCACACTCTATGTCTGTGCCGAGGAGTCAGCGCAACAGGTCAAATTGCGATCGCAGAGATTAGGAATTTTAGAAGAGAACTCTGAAGATCTCTATTTATTAGCGGAAACAGATTTAGAAACGGTCTTAAGAGAATTGCAATCTCTTCGCCCCAAGGTTGCTGTCATCGATAGTATTCAAGCGCTCTACTTCTCCAACTTAAATGCTGCCCCCGGTTCCGTTTCCCAAGTGAGGGAATGTACGGCGGCGCTGATGCGAGTGGCGAAGCGAGAGAATATTTCGCTATTTATCGTCGGTCATGTGACTAAGGAAGGCTCGATCGCAGGGCCTAAAGTATTAGAACATATGGTGGATACTGTTCTTTATTTTGAAGGCGATCGCTTTGCCACGCACAGATTATTGCGATCGGTCAAAAATCGCTTTGGCGCAACACAGGAAATTGGCGTATTTGAGATGATTGATCGCGGTTTGCGTGAAGTTTCCAATCCTTCGGAGTTATTTCTCGGCAATCGCGATGAATCTGTCCCTGGAACTGCCACGATTGTTGCCTGTGAAGGAACGCGCCCGATTGTGGTAGAGTTGCAAGCTCTTGTCAGTCCTACTAGTTATTCGTCTCCGCGCCGCACGACTACGGGTATCGAGACTAATCGCTTCTTGCAAATTCTCGCGGTTCTGGAAAAGCGGATCGGCATCCCTCTATCAAAACTTGATGCCTATGTGGCGGCGGCGGGTGGATTGAATGTGGCGGAACCTGCGGTGGATTTGGGAGTAGCGATCGCAGTGGCGGCAAGTTTTCGCGATCGTACTGTCGATCCGCGCACAGTGATGATCGGTGAAGTGGGTTTGGGCGGGCAGGTGCGCCCCGTATCGCAATTAGATATGCGATTAAAGGAAGCAGCAAAATTGGGCTTTAAACGGGCAATTATTCCTAGTATGCAGGTGATGCAAAATTATGGAATGGAAATAGTGCCTGTGACTAAAGTTTTAGATGCGATCGTGGCAGCTTTGCCGCGCACCAAGTTTGAAGTTTCTAAGCCAAGTGATGACTCACTGGATGAATAA
- a CDS encoding AAA family ATPase, with amino-acid sequence MRLKSVSYSEFLGEPKEWSISDFTLEPINLVVGKNATGKTRTLNVLSNLGKLLSGRKKPSELTYCSFDVTFEHDEHILRYILKILDHKVVFESFTNGEDVLLKRGEGGKGSIWHEDEKRSLKFQTPETDAAVVARIDAIQHAFLSPLSDWGSGVRHYFFGDTMGKNTISFLVDGASQPDPTNPNEVIGLFRKGAKQYPDVFKDSVIKAMNYIGYDIEDINATTPQNIQIQSNSIIPVTPIVLIVKERSLSGWTEQMEISQGMFRALSVIIHLQYAIYADHPSFILIDDIGEGLDFDRSCRLIHIIRQCAMDSKIQLVMSTNDRFVMNNVPLEEWALLSRQGGNIKVHNYKNSKAAFDNFKFTGLNNFDFLAMDFINENEVFFTENLSDAEQIVGIRS; translated from the coding sequence ATGAGATTAAAATCAGTCTCGTATTCAGAGTTTTTAGGTGAGCCGAAGGAGTGGTCAATATCCGACTTTACTCTAGAGCCCATCAACTTAGTAGTTGGCAAGAATGCTACTGGAAAAACCCGCACTCTAAATGTGCTTAGTAATCTTGGAAAGCTACTTTCAGGTAGAAAGAAACCAAGTGAGCTGACCTATTGTAGTTTCGATGTCACATTTGAACACGATGAACATATTCTTAGGTATATTCTCAAAATCTTAGACCATAAAGTTGTTTTTGAGTCTTTTACAAATGGTGAAGATGTTCTTCTTAAACGTGGTGAAGGTGGTAAGGGATCAATCTGGCATGAAGATGAGAAACGAAGCCTAAAATTTCAGACCCCAGAGACTGATGCAGCAGTTGTTGCCAGAATAGATGCAATACAACATGCTTTTCTTAGCCCTTTGAGTGATTGGGGTTCAGGCGTGCGCCATTATTTCTTTGGAGACACCATGGGCAAAAATACGATTAGTTTTCTTGTCGATGGTGCATCGCAACCTGACCCGACAAATCCTAATGAGGTAATTGGACTGTTTCGGAAGGGTGCGAAGCAATATCCAGATGTCTTTAAAGATTCAGTTATTAAGGCGATGAATTATATTGGCTACGACATCGAAGATATTAATGCAACCACCCCTCAAAACATACAAATACAGTCTAATTCAATCATTCCAGTTACGCCTATCGTTTTAATTGTTAAGGAGCGATCACTATCGGGATGGACTGAGCAAATGGAAATATCGCAGGGTATGTTTCGTGCGCTCTCAGTAATCATCCATCTCCAGTACGCAATTTATGCAGATCATCCCAGCTTTATACTTATTGACGATATCGGCGAGGGGCTTGACTTTGACCGATCTTGCCGCTTGATCCACATCATCCGCCAATGTGCAATGGATTCAAAAATCCAGTTGGTCATGAGTACTAATGATCGATTTGTGATGAATAATGTCCCACTTGAGGAGTGGGCTCTATTAAGCCGACAAGGTGGCAATATAAAGGTACATAATTACAAGAACTCAAAAGCGGCATTTGACAATTTTAAATTTACTGGACTGAATAACTTTGATTTTCTTGCTATGGACTTCATTAACGAGAACGAAGTATTTTTTACAGAGAATCTGAGTGACGCAGAACAAATAGTTGGAATCCGTTCATGA
- a CDS encoding metallophosphoesterase: MSADAPRTLGCLRLVIVSDTHNVDIPISLFPEGDLLIHAGDHTKNGLFSELTDAATWLRSLAARYTYGVVAIAGNHDKPLDVETWLQVASLSHPEEQWSSELMATAQNLFKDNEIDDLHAPMRLLQHSAEEIAGLKFFGSPYIGLTPRRQAMTQENPLRYEGFARAPQRLMELYADIPSGLDVLITHSPPLGILDSSVQYGGVLREKPIAIGSVALRERLRGMLPDERPRLHIFGHEHDSRGVFWDKELEILFVNASAVNGDQSVLKQGGDYVMKEGFRPWVIDIRVNP; the protein is encoded by the coding sequence GTGTCTGCTGATGCACCCCGTACTCTAGGATGTTTGCGGTTAGTGATCGTTTCTGACACACATAATGTTGATATACCTATTTCTCTTTTCCCTGAAGGGGATTTGTTGATTCATGCAGGAGACCACACGAAGAATGGTCTTTTTTCTGAGCTTACTGATGCAGCAACATGGCTACGTTCGCTAGCGGCTCGTTACACCTATGGCGTTGTGGCGATCGCGGGAAATCATGACAAGCCACTAGACGTAGAAACATGGCTCCAAGTCGCATCCCTTTCGCACCCAGAAGAACAATGGAGCAGTGAATTGATGGCTACTGCACAGAACTTGTTCAAGGACAACGAAATTGATGATCTCCACGCTCCCATGCGCCTACTTCAGCATTCTGCTGAAGAGATAGCAGGGTTAAAATTCTTTGGTTCACCATACATAGGTTTGACACCTCGCCGACAAGCCATGACCCAAGAGAATCCTCTGCGTTACGAGGGTTTTGCTCGCGCCCCTCAGCGTTTAATGGAACTTTATGCAGATATCCCCTCTGGACTAGATGTGCTGATCACGCATAGCCCACCTTTGGGAATTCTCGACTCCAGTGTGCAATATGGTGGAGTTCTGCGGGAAAAGCCCATTGCAATTGGCAGTGTAGCTCTGCGAGAGCGTCTGCGGGGAATGCTTCCAGATGAGCGCCCCCGTTTACACATTTTTGGTCACGAGCATGACTCTAGAGGGGTATTCTGGGATAAGGAATTGGAGATTCTCTTTGTCAACGCATCTGCTGTCAATGGTGATCAAAGTGTCCTTAAGCAGGGCGGTGATTATGTCATGAAAGAAGGCTTCCGTCCTTGGGTCATCGACATCAGAGTGAATCCCTAG
- the recQ gene encoding DNA helicase RecQ — MTSNPLQQALKQYFGYDSFRAGQREIIEAHLAGRDTLAIMPTGGGKSICFQLPALLKTGVTIVVSPLIALMQDQVTALKENGIGATFLNSTLSGRETNQRSQAILNGAIKLIYVAPERLFAEQFIEFLNIVKNKIGIAGFAIDEAHCVSEWGHDFRPEYRQLSRLRQFYPDVPVIGLTATATERVREDIIQQLQLQQPYVHVASFNRNNLYYEVVPKQGTEQSYVDLLRQIKRMQGSGIVYCLSRKRVNEIAERLREDGIAAIPYHAGLSAKEREENQTRWIRDDVQVMVATIAFGMGINKPDVRFVIHYDLPKNIEGYYQESGRAGRDGEDSHCTLFLGYGDLETIKFLIAQKVDPHTNEPLEAEQRIAQQQLRQVVDYAEGLACRRTILLRYFGEHFQGDCANCDNCLTPKPMEDWTVEAQKFLSCVARVKERFGAGHVIDILRGSQNKKILQHGHENLSTHGIGKDRSLDEWRQLSRSLIHQGYLSQTTDGYAILKLNDRSWEVMRGQRNVLLPIERDTEPVTVVERETSERPVDVEILFERLRLLRKNLADEQEVPPYVIFSNATLNQMAEQQPTSRKEFAKLSGVGAKKLEQYADDFIAIILEHHLKYPPAETEESTTSRVKQESVTPKSKLSKASTQRETLVMYENGLDIDEIARDRGLKPATVWTHLVQLIEAGYAINCDRLVSPERQNVIYEALEAIGGDSLRNLFDHLREEYSYDEIKIVRAIWQNEKEPL; from the coding sequence ATGACAAGCAATCCTTTACAGCAAGCGCTAAAACAATATTTTGGTTATGACTCCTTTCGCGCTGGGCAACGCGAGATTATCGAAGCGCATCTTGCAGGGCGTGACACCTTGGCGATTATGCCCACAGGGGGTGGGAAATCCATTTGTTTTCAATTGCCAGCCCTATTAAAAACTGGCGTAACCATTGTTGTATCACCTTTGATTGCCTTGATGCAGGATCAAGTTACGGCGCTTAAAGAGAATGGCATTGGTGCAACTTTTTTAAATAGTACTTTATCGGGAAGGGAAACTAATCAGCGATCGCAAGCAATTTTAAATGGAGCGATTAAATTAATCTATGTTGCACCTGAACGCCTATTTGCCGAGCAGTTTATCGAATTTCTGAATATTGTTAAGAATAAGATTGGCATTGCAGGATTTGCGATCGATGAAGCCCATTGCGTCTCAGAATGGGGTCATGATTTTCGCCCTGAATATCGTCAATTGAGCCGTCTGCGGCAATTCTATCCCGATGTACCCGTCATTGGCTTGACAGCTACGGCAACTGAACGAGTCAGGGAAGACATCATTCAACAATTGCAGTTGCAACAGCCCTACGTCCATGTTGCTAGCTTCAATCGCAACAATCTCTATTATGAAGTTGTTCCCAAACAAGGAACCGAACAATCCTATGTGGATTTGCTAAGGCAAATCAAAAGAATGCAAGGCTCAGGAATTGTCTATTGCCTCAGCCGTAAACGTGTTAATGAAATTGCCGAACGATTGCGAGAGGACGGTATTGCGGCGATTCCCTATCATGCGGGTTTAAGTGCGAAGGAACGGGAAGAAAATCAGACTCGATGGATTCGTGATGATGTGCAGGTGATGGTGGCGACGATCGCTTTCGGGATGGGGATTAATAAGCCCGATGTGCGGTTTGTGATTCATTATGACTTGCCCAAAAATATCGAAGGCTATTATCAAGAATCAGGTCGAGCGGGACGTGATGGGGAAGATTCTCACTGTACTTTATTTTTGGGCTATGGAGATTTAGAAACGATTAAATTTCTCATTGCCCAAAAGGTCGATCCGCATACCAATGAGCCGTTGGAAGCGGAACAAAGAATTGCTCAACAGCAATTGCGCCAAGTGGTTGACTATGCCGAAGGTTTAGCCTGTCGTCGCACGATTCTCTTACGCTATTTTGGCGAACATTTTCAAGGGGATTGTGCCAATTGCGATAACTGTCTCACGCCGAAGCCAATGGAAGATTGGACGGTGGAGGCGCAAAAATTCTTATCCTGTGTGGCAAGGGTGAAGGAACGATTTGGCGCGGGTCATGTCATTGATATTTTGCGAGGTTCGCAGAATAAAAAGATTTTGCAGCATGGGCATGAAAATCTTTCTACGCACGGCATCGGTAAAGATCGCAGTCTGGATGAATGGCGACAACTTTCGCGATCGCTAATTCATCAAGGTTATTTATCCCAAACCACTGATGGTTACGCCATTCTCAAACTCAATGATCGCAGTTGGGAAGTGATGCGTGGTCAGCGTAATGTGCTGTTACCGATCGAACGGGATACGGAACCTGTAACGGTTGTAGAACGGGAAACGAGCGAACGACCTGTTGATGTGGAAATTCTCTTTGAAAGATTACGCTTACTTCGCAAAAATCTTGCGGATGAGCAGGAAGTTCCGCCCTACGTTATTTTTAGTAATGCCACCCTCAATCAAATGGCAGAGCAGCAACCCACAAGCCGCAAAGAATTTGCGAAATTATCGGGCGTTGGTGCGAAAAAACTAGAGCAGTATGCCGATGATTTTATTGCGATCATTCTCGAACATCATCTTAAATATCCGCCTGCGGAAACAGAAGAATCAACAACTTCTAGGGTTAAGCAAGAATCCGTCACGCCTAAATCGAAACTATCGAAGGCAAGTACGCAGCGTGAAACCTTGGTGATGTATGAGAATGGTCTGGATATTGATGAGATTGCACGCGATCGCGGATTAAAACCTGCAACAGTCTGGACACATCTGGTGCAACTAATTGAGGCGGGCTATGCGATTAATTGCGATCGCCTTGTTAGTCCCGAACGCCAAAATGTCATTTATGAGGCTCTCGAGGCGATCGGCGGCGATTCTCTCCGCAATCTCTTTGATCATCTACGAGAGGAATATAGCTATGATGAAATCAAGATTGTCCGCGCCATCTGGCAAAACGAGAAAGAACCTTTATAG
- a CDS encoding Uma2 family endonuclease, with translation MTITVSAKVNDLKEIVEVKPEIVSDVWVKASWEEFLALAEEPSLEKAKFYYDQHLMRIEMSPVGPIHAHENSIVSNVIRLFATLANIVIYEYTNCSFRKKNNAEFQPDIAFFLGNGLKIPPRNNSPVDLNEFDLPTLAVEISATTIQDDLSYKRLLYERLGVQEYWAVNANTSEVFAFAIADGHSGRISTSKVLEGLEISIVEEALKRSQADEDDGAIARWLLQTFAKSPTES, from the coding sequence ATGACTATTACGGTTAGCGCAAAGGTAAATGATCTAAAAGAGATTGTAGAAGTCAAGCCAGAAATTGTTTCTGATGTTTGGGTTAAAGCCTCTTGGGAAGAGTTTCTAGCTCTCGCTGAAGAACCAAGCTTAGAAAAGGCTAAGTTTTATTATGACCAGCATTTAATGAGGATAGAAATGTCACCCGTTGGGCCAATTCACGCCCACGAAAATTCAATTGTTTCTAATGTGATTCGGCTATTTGCTACTCTTGCAAATATTGTTATCTATGAATATACTAACTGTAGTTTCAGAAAAAAGAATAACGCGGAATTTCAGCCAGATATAGCTTTTTTCTTGGGAAATGGATTGAAGATTCCACCTAGAAATAATTCTCCTGTTGATTTAAATGAGTTTGATTTGCCCACTCTAGCTGTGGAAATTTCGGCAACTACGATTCAGGATGATTTGAGTTATAAAAGACTACTTTATGAACGTTTAGGGGTTCAAGAATATTGGGCAGTGAACGCCAATACATCAGAAGTATTTGCCTTTGCGATCGCTGATGGTCATAGTGGCAGAATTAGTACATCAAAAGTTCTCGAAGGATTAGAAATTAGTATCGTCGAAGAAGCCTTAAAGCGTAGTCAAGCGGACGAAGATGATGGCGCGATCGCAAGATGGTTACTTCAAACTTTCGCGAAATCTCCGACAGAATCCTAA
- the mnmE gene encoding tRNA uridine-5-carboxymethylaminomethyl(34) synthesis GTPase MnmE — translation MSLSDTIAAIATAISPQQGSVGIVRLSGDRAEAIAQQIFHAGGRQVWESHRILYGFVRNPLTKETIDESLLLLMKAPRSFTREDVVEFHCHGGIMAVQQVLNLCLENGARLAEAGEFSLRAFLNGRIDLTQAESINDLVGAKSAQAAQSAIASLRGKLANSLKYLRGKCLNLLTEIEARIDFEDDLPPLDVEWVKSEIKFVAQESQQILATADRGELLRTGLKVAIVGRPNVGKSSLLNAWSRSDRAIVTDLPGTTRDVVDSQLVVGGIPIQVLDTAGIRETEDVVEKIGVERSRQAAQSADLVLMVIDASIGWIEKDTEIYEIVSDRPVILVMNKIDLALTPQPPLPQERGSLDFLPSPFGRGVGGEGIPIVKTAASQNQGIEDLETAILKCIQQDAIAAANLDVAINQRQKACLLRVVQSLENVKIAITDQLPLDFWTIDLRAAISAIGEITGEEVTESVLDQIFSRFCIGK, via the coding sequence ATGAGTCTATCTGACACGATCGCGGCGATCGCTACGGCTATTTCCCCACAACAGGGCAGTGTGGGTATTGTGCGATTATCAGGCGATCGCGCAGAGGCGATCGCTCAGCAAATCTTCCATGCAGGGGGGAGACAGGTTTGGGAAAGTCATCGCATTCTCTATGGTTTTGTGCGAAATCCATTAACTAAAGAAACGATTGATGAAAGTCTATTGTTACTCATGAAAGCTCCCCGTTCTTTTACCCGTGAGGATGTGGTGGAATTTCACTGTCATGGGGGAATTATGGCGGTGCAACAGGTGCTAAATCTTTGTTTGGAGAATGGCGCAAGGTTGGCGGAGGCTGGGGAGTTCAGTTTAAGGGCTTTTCTCAATGGCAGAATCGATCTCACACAGGCGGAAAGCATTAACGATCTGGTGGGGGCAAAGTCGGCACAGGCGGCGCAATCGGCGATCGCTTCTTTGCGGGGTAAGTTAGCTAATTCCCTTAAGTATCTGCGTGGTAAATGCTTGAATCTGCTCACGGAAATAGAAGCAAGGATTGATTTTGAAGATGATTTACCACCCCTTGATGTGGAATGGGTAAAGTCAGAAATTAAGTTTGTCGCGCAGGAATCACAGCAAATTTTAGCGACGGCAGATCGGGGTGAATTGCTCCGCACAGGCTTAAAAGTGGCGATTGTTGGTCGTCCGAATGTAGGGAAATCGAGTTTGTTAAATGCTTGGAGCCGCAGCGATCGCGCGATCGTTACAGATTTACCGGGGACAACTCGCGATGTGGTGGATTCACAATTAGTAGTTGGTGGGATTCCTATTCAAGTTCTTGATACAGCAGGCATTCGTGAAACGGAAGATGTCGTAGAGAAAATCGGCGTAGAGCGATCGCGCCAAGCGGCTCAGTCGGCGGATTTAGTCCTGATGGTGATTGATGCCAGTATTGGCTGGATTGAGAAGGATACAGAAATTTATGAAATTGTCAGCGATCGTCCTGTGATTTTGGTAATGAATAAGATCGATCTTGCCCTCACCCCCCAGCCCCCTCTCCCGCAGGAGAGGGGGAGTCTGGATTTTCTCCCCTCGCCCTTTGGGAGAGGGGTTGGGGGTGAGGGAATTCCCATCGTGAAAACTGCAGCTTCTCAAAATCAGGGTATTGAAGACTTAGAAACCGCTATCCTTAAATGTATTCAGCAAGATGCGATCGCCGCCGCAAATCTGGATGTGGCGATTAATCAACGCCAGAAAGCTTGTCTGTTAAGGGTTGTGCAATCTTTAGAGAATGTCAAAATTGCTATTACCGATCAATTGCCCCTTGACTTTTGGACAATTGATCTACGAGCTGCCATCAGTGCGATCGGTGAAATCACAGGTGAAGAAGTAACAGAATCAGTTCTCGATCAAATCTTCAGTCGCTTCTGTATTGGGAAGTAA